The following is a genomic window from Candidatus Dormiibacterota bacterium.
CGAAGTCCCCATCGTCTTCGATCCCGTGACCTGCGCGTACGACGTGCAGGCGACCTATGAGGATGGGAGCGTGGCCGTGAAGCGCAATGTCGATCTCTGCAGCGTTCGCCACATGAAGTTCGGACGATAGCGCACCACCCCGCGCATTCAGTTTTTGGGCCTGGGGCCGGTGTTTCGCTGGGCGGCGGTGTGGTAAACCGTGTCCGGGATTTCTCGGTGACCGAAGGCCAAGACTTCGATGCCTGAGTCGTAGGCACGCTTACGAAAGATCAGGCGCAGGTCGGAGACTGGGGAACGGCCCGAGGCAAATCTGCTCCTGCGCCACCCATCGAGCGCGTATGTTATCGGGGTCCCATGAACTGCGGGCGCACGCAACGCGAAGAGCAATTCTTTCGCCACGGCTAAAACCGCGCCGGCGAACTCGTTGTCGAGGGGAAATGCGCGCCGGAGGTTGGCCAAATCTTGCGCCACATAAGACTTTACGACCCATACGTTAGGGAGGCGTAGTGCCCGGTACAGCGCCTTTATCGCATGAGCGGGCGTGTTCGAATCGGTCGCTTCAGTCACCCCGGACGAGCGCCTGATACTCTCGATCGATATCGGCGATATCGTTCGCTGTCAGTTCAACGAACGTTGCGTCCGGCGCGCGGCTGGTGATGACCGCTCGCGCCGTTGCGTCCTCAAGATGTTCGATGCGTTCTTCAAGCTGTCGCACATAAGCCTCGATTTGCCGCCAGGATTCCGCGTCCACGACGACGCCTACAAGCTCGTTCCGTCGTCGTAAGCGGAGCCGATGAAATGTCCGAAGACGAGCGTCGAGGACATCCTCCTGACGTAATTCACTCAGCGTGATGTCGGCATCTAGGGCAAACCCATCCAAAACAGCCATTTTTCGCCCTCTTTCACGAATTAGTCTAGATAATAGGCTTTTAGTTGTCAATATAAAGTCTATTAAGAGCCTGTTGCAAATAATTGACTCAGCGGCGGGCGATCCCGCACTGAGACCTCAAGATGAAAGTCGTTTTCATTTTGGCGAGGGAGGGGATATAGTTGGGGTGCAACTGCCCTGGGAGGCCCCGGGGTTTTGCGGCCATCAGCAGTCCCTCAATCCATATAGAAGGTGGAAGACGTATTAATGTTAGCTCAGGTTGGAAAACCGGCCCCCGATTTTAAACTCGCGAGCACGAAAGATGCGACCGGCGCGAAGGATCTCGGCAAGGAGATCAAGCTCTCCGATTACCGCGGTAAATGGCTGATATTCTTCTTCTATCCGCTCGACTTCACGTTCGTGTGCCCGACCGAAATTACGGCGCTCTCGGACAAGTACGACGAGTTCAAAGAATTCGACGCCGAGATTCTCGGCGCGTCGGTTGACTCGGTGCACAGCCATTGGGCGTGGCTCTCGACGCCGCGCGAGAAGAACGGCATCCATGGCACCAAGTACCCGCTCGTGTCGGACTTCAATAAAGAGACCGCGCGTGCGTACGGCGTGCTCAACGAAGAGTCCGGCGCCGCGCAGCGTGGGCTGTTCATCATCGATCCCGAAGGCGTGCTGAAGTATGCGGTCGTGACCGCCGACAACGTCGGTCGCAGCGTTGAAGAGACGCTCCGCGTGTTGCAGGCGCTCCAGACCGGCGGGCTCTGCCCGGCCGAATGGAAGCCCGGCAAGGCGCTGCTGCAGAAGGCGTAACATGGCATTGCGGATGCGTAGCCCCCTCCCGACGTTCGAGGGGGCTACGGCCTGGGTGAACGGCGAACCGAGCGCGCAGGATCTGCGCGGGTTACCCGTCGTCGTTTCGTTCTGGTCGAAGAGTTGTTACATCTGTCACGAAACCGCGGAGCAGTTCGCGCAGTGGCGTGACAAATTCGCCGCGCATGGCGTCGCGTTCGTGGCCGTCCATCAGCCGCGTTCGGAGGACGAACTCAACGTTGACGAAGTCACCGCCGATGCGCTCGGTGAAATGAAGCTGACGCAGCCGTGCGCGATCGATAA
Proteins encoded in this region:
- a CDS encoding redoxin domain-containing protein codes for the protein MRSPLPTFEGATAWVNGEPSAQDLRGLPVVVSFWSKSCYICHETAEQFAQWRDKFAAHGVAFVAVHQPRSEDELNVDEVTADALGEMKLTQPCAIDNDHAIVDRFENQFVPAFYVFNRAHELRHFQAGGKGFDRIEAAIQRVLAETAEEEALN
- a CDS encoding peroxiredoxin; its protein translation is MLAQVGKPAPDFKLASTKDATGAKDLGKEIKLSDYRGKWLIFFFYPLDFTFVCPTEITALSDKYDEFKEFDAEILGASVDSVHSHWAWLSTPREKNGIHGTKYPLVSDFNKETARAYGVLNEESGAAQRGLFIIDPEGVLKYAVVTADNVGRSVEETLRVLQALQTGGLCPAEWKPGKALLQKA